TCAGAGCAGTGAGCATCTGGGGAGATTTTAATGTTCCTGGAAGAAAGCAACATGAGCATTACAACTGTGGCAAGAAAACTCTAACACTAATTCTTAAAATTTAGTGTAATTAACTCTCACTTCTGAAGGAGttcattaacccatttatgccagagGTTGCACATTTTTTTgcgaaaaatcagaccttggcgatgatataaataactcccacaagctcagcattccaataatggaacaccaggcataaatgggttttaTGAACAGAAATTCTAGGTTCTGTTCACAGACATTCTGATTATGTAAATGTGGgatgtgcccaggagtttgaagttttGTAAGCACTACAGGTGATACTGACACAGGTGATCTAAGGACTACACTCTGAGATAAACTGCTGTGATCTCTTACAAGATAGCCCAGCCAGCAAATCTGCACAGAGGACAACccatattctacaaaaatagcCTGTTCAAATATCAATGCTAAGTTCTAGGTTGAGTGGTTACTTTGAAATAAGGCCACTAGGCTTTCCAGAAGTTGCCAGGTTTACAAATGGTGAAGTGGTGGGGGGCGTTAGTATTTTCCTGATGTCACCAAATAGACCCTCAGAGGAATAAGGGCATCTCTCACTGCAGTCCACATTCCACATTATACCTCTTCTACACAAAGTGATTGTCTAGAGTGAAGACCTTCTTGGCAAGATGCTACTTCCAGTgcttaatttacatttggtgatACACTGACAGTAATTTTTCCTCACTGTGGATTTAGTTGATTTCAAAAGGTATACTTTCCTTCATGTAACTAAATTGGTTTATttcaagctattttaaaaatgaatttaaaaacagCATTCAAGTGAGATATTATGGTTACAATTAGGCCATTTAATTAGACATCCAATCACAATGCAAACAGCTActgattatttaagaaatatacctTTACAAATGTTCGTGTTCTTCAAACAAAACTAGGTCATAAAATGTACTACGTTAAATCAATACTGCTATCTTTCTCCTAGAAACCCTATCActtgtctttgtctcttttcaaaTGCGTATACCTGTTTTAAAGCATAAACGTTTAGGCTAGATACTGGAACTAAGCTCTGTTTTTCTGCCAGTTCTTTCTTTGATACCTTCGTTCTCTCCACTAAAGCATGATCATCATTCTCTTTAAGGATGGACAAGATGGACTTTTAATTATTGTCATCTGAGtattttattcagcaaatatttgttgagtatctaTATTTATGCACTTACTTTTGTAAAACACTTTTGTTgctataagctccatgaagagAAAATGCCCAGTGGAGTACCTGAAATCTAGAATTCACTCTCATGAAATGGTGAGAAAACTGAAAGACTTTGTCATTTACAGAACAAAATAATTTCTCCTGTATACACTACTGACAAAGTACACATGCAATATTTAAGAGAATTTTGGTTATGAAAAATGTGTGATTTTactgtttagagaaaaaaatgcaggTTATCATGATAACCAAAAGTTTACACACCATTGTCTTGCAATACAATCTGTGACGACAATATTTCAATACCATTGCCGGACTAAACCTTTAACATTAATTATTTATCAGAATTATACATGCCACTAACACATCTCAACAAAGAAGATTATGTAAGTGAGCTGCCTTGGCGTCAGTAATACTGAACACAGTAGCTATTTTCAATCCTTCATTAAAATTAGATCAAGATGTACTTGCATTATGTGTTGCTGTTCCTGTAAGGAAGACTTACATTAGTTTTAAGATTTACTTTGGGTATAActgacattttcttctcttttttgacatttctttttcttctttgtccccTCCTCCACTGCCCGCAccccccaaccaaaaaaagttttcagtataatacagaaaacaaaaacacaaacacctGCCCTGTTCACTCTCTCTTATGCATAATAAATGCTTTGTTCTCCCCCTCAACTGGATCCGGCAGGGATCGCCCGGGGGCACCTGCCACTTCACCCTCAGacttggctctctgtccccaccctggCCCCTAGGATTCCAAATGGTGCAGCAAAATACGACAATCCTAAGGTTCGTAAAATAAGCAATGGGTAGTTTATTTTTCAGTGAAGGAAAGCCTTTAAATGTTAGTGTTTTAAAACATCAGACTTAAAAGTTACTTCTGAGTAGGCTGAAAGGTGAATCCAGGCGCATGTAAACATATCCTGGCCTACGGCTTGATAACTCGCGCACCGTGTTGAGGCCCTAGGAAAATCTCAAAAACGGAGATGTAGTCTAAAAACTGGACGACAGCATAGACCACGTTGCTGTGGCCGCACATATTACCCACGAGAAAAATCTAAGTGGTAAAGTCACTGGTCCAAGGTCAAGCTGGGCCAGTCGCAGGCAGGGCTAGTCCGCGACCTTCTAACCTTTCCATCTCCCACCCAGGCGCGCACAGGCCTTGGTCGCGCCGGCACCCGAAGAGTTCCCACGGATACGGTTCCCAAGTCAGTGGCATGTCAGTGCCCTTCAAGCTACCGCAATTTTATTCGTTCTCCCCGCCAGCTCCATAAAGTATTAAAGGCTCTCTCCACGACTTCTTCCCAAGCCCAGGTGCCCTAAACCACTTGAGCCCACGGCGCCTAAAGCCGACTCACCCGCAGCCCGAGGTGCGGGAGCCCTCGGACGGACTCCGGCCCGCCCCGCAGTCCCCGCCGGCCGCGCAGCGGCCCCGGCTGACGACGAGTCGAGAAAGTCACCCGCGATGACCGCGGACGCGAGGGGCGGGCCGCGTCGCGCCGCCCCGCGGAGGCGCCGCAAACTTTTCCCGGCTCGCAAGTTGCCGGGATCTGCGGCCGTGGACCGACTTCCTTCGCCGGCCACCGGAGGGAGGGGGCGCCCCTACCCCGGGAGGGGGCTGGGCGAGCCGGGAGACGGTCAAGTTGGGGTCGGGGGAGCGCGGGCGCTCCACACTCTGGGGCGCGCGGGGACGAGCCCGGCCGCATTGTCTGCGCGGCCTCGGAACAAGCACGGCCGGCGGTGGCACCGGCGGGCGCAGGGAGGAGTTGCCGTCCCCTTTCGCCGCCGCCGCCCACCGCGTTCTTTGTGTGTCTCTCGCCGCCCTCCAGCCGCTTCGCCGCTCGCCTGACAGCTGATGGGCTCACCGCGCCGGGTCCCGCGTCCTCTCGGCCGCAGCCGGCGGAGCCCGGCccggcaggaggaggaggggagaagaggagcgTTGACAGATGCTGTCTTGGAGCGGGCACCGCCGGGGGAAAAGTCTGGACTGCCTCGGCGAGAAGCGGCCGGTAGGCAACCGGCCCCAGCCTCGCATTCGCCTCAAAGATCCCAATTGGCTAGGAGCCCTTCCCTCCGCAGCGGCTCGCGCAGCTGCGCTCTTGCGCCCCGCGCCCGGCTCAGCGGACGGACTAGCGCGCCCGGTCAAGAATCCTGGGGAACCCGCTCCGCCCCCTGGCTCCAGCGCCCTCCAATGATGTCGGCGTACAGAGGGCTGTTCCGCCCAATCAGGTGTCGGAAAGCCCAGCCAGTCCCCGGGAGTGTAGCCAATAGAAGGCGACTCCGGCAACACACCCGCCCTGATCCACTAGGAACAAACCGCTCCGAGCCCGGGTGGTGGGACCGATCCTGGAGCCCAGACCAAGCCAAGTCCGGCCAAAGCTGTGTCGCAAAGTAAGAATCTGAAGACAGGTCCGGTGCTTAAATGACTATTATTCTAAAGAGTTGAAGATGGGAACGGTGGACGCACAAAATCTTTACCCTCGGCTTAAAACGCCTTTTCTGGCAAAAGTTTGTGTATGAAAGAAAGCTGAACAAACACGTTGTAGCACTGTTTAAGTGAAGGCCTTTCCTTTTAGAACACTGCTTTACAATGCCTAATCAGCCGGCGCTCAGGTTGGTGCATTTAGAGTCCCGAGCGTTTGTGTCCCTAATAAGTTTGCTAGAATGTCAGGTAACTGAAACAGGTTAGTTTCTATCCTGCCCCAAAACACAGACTGTCACTGGCACCACCATGTTGTGGTTTTTTCCATGAATGAAAATATAAGAGTTCTGTATGTAAATCATCTTTATTGTGAactttatttctataataaaGTCACACAAACTATCTTCAGTGGAAGTTGGATGAAATACCGGAAAAGAAGAATGTAGAGATAGATGATAAGATATGTAGGATATCTCTATCCATCTGCCACCCATCTATCTATCAAGAAAGGACTTGAGTAAAGCACTGGCTATAAACGACTGTACCTTTTGATCACAGGACCTTACAAATAATAGGCACActagttatttgtttatttcatttgaataGGATGACTCATTTGTTACTGTTCATATGAAGTTTATAAACTTCATTGAGTTGTTTACTGAAAGTGGACTACACCATGACGAAAACAGTATTTGGCAACACATatttgcatcttttaaaataaaattacacttaCTTGTACTTCAAATAGTTACGTCAGTTTATTTCTTCGGGTAATAAactgtgcatttaaaaatttttgtacacATGTGGCATGttccttctttataaattattttgatgaccaaatacattttttaaagggtgATCTGTACAATGAacggaaagaagagagagatctcaaataagaaaaatatggctATATTTTCCTCCTTGCTTTCGTGATTGAAACCATGACTTACCACATTAAGTTCGGGGGATAACATGACCcctgaaataaagttttatcaaCAGATCCAGGTTCTGGATTGACCTTGAGCCAATCTCTTAATGACTAACTCTGTTACAAGAGAACAATATGCCTGGCTCTACCTGCCTCCTTGGGGTGCTGTAAGATCCCTCCAAGATAGTGTTTGTCAAGCACTTTGCTTTCTGTAAAATACTGTGTCAAGTGCAGAACAGTCTTAAATGTGTTATTATTCTCTGCTTATTATCAGAACATTAATATTTCCTCGACTGCACATTTTTTCAATCTGAAGTATATTTTTGAGCCCATCAGTTTTCTCTCAAAAGAGATCTGAATGAAACTCCTGCCTGTTCATTCTAGATCAAAGCAGTACTTTCagggtttctttctcttttttaatgaaGAGGATGTTAGAAGAGAAGAATACTGAGGAAAGAATTCTGGATGGAAAACGTTCGAGAAATTTTATTCACTCTTAGTGTATTCCTCTTAGTATATTCCTCAAAAACAAGATGTATCATAATGTCCAATTTAATACTCTGTTCATAATGTTTAAAAACTTAAGCAAGTTTCAATGTATATGCCTAAAATAAGTTAACGTATCCCATGTCTGCTAATATAGTTTTAGATGGAAGTTGTAAATGGCTGGGTCAAAGTTATACCCATAAATCaattactgaattttaaattttggggGCATTTATTGAAGATTCACTTATCACTTTTGTACTTAATTgtcaaagaggaaaataaatgtgtatttttagatTCCATGTGTCATAATATGTTTACTTTTTCCCAAAATATGGAGTCTAGTACAGAAGTTTAATTACTACTTCAAACAAATGTACATATGGTAACACTAGAATGTAAAATTTGCTGAATTTAGTTGAACCAGCAGTTGTAATTTTCAGTTAATTAACTgtatgtatttcattttctgagtGAAAATTGTGGAAGAATTTATCAATATGAATATGCATGATTTACTAAGTATAGTTAAGTCAAAACCAGTGTGTGGTAATTTCCTGATAATCGACAAGTCCATACCCATTTATTACATGGAAACGAATATTTCAGTGATTGTCTGGGTAATATTTGTGATTTCACTGTGGTGATGTTTCATTCACTAActgatattttcagtttttcatcagCGATTTTCTCATCAGTTGTCCAAAATGGAACAAAAGACCTGAAGCTATTTTAGAGAGCTGTCAGTTTtagcacatttttaaatgtttatgagaGAAATTGACTTTGGGGTCAGTTTTAGGATTTAtaaagatggttttaaaaaaatacatagacatagacattggtaaaggtaattaaaaaatacatagacataTTTTATAAGTTGCCTCACATGATCTGTGGTAATATGactataatattattttctctgtatCTTTACATTTAATTTGCTATCATCTTAAGATTGCTTCATCAGTGAATATAACGAATAACTGGATTTATATCTTCTTGATTCTGATAGTTGAAATGCTTCGGAATGTCTTGTCTTGGACAAATCAGAGTTCCACGTGACTTCTCAACAAATAACCGAGTCTAATTCATTAATCTGAAAATGATGTTCTTaggaataattaaataatatctatatagagagaagagaaaaacgattagctctgtttttctttctatttcttacaTGGATGAGAGAAAAATGCCTTTGTGAATCGCAACATCAGATCCCTTTAACTCTCCTTTTACAAAACTTATGTTTTGTTGATTTCTTGAACCCAACCATGTAGTTTCCTTATTGTGTGATGTATCTATGGCAGGAAACTTTCATATGCATATGGAGTAACAGagagaaaatttcagaaaacattGGTGAGAGGCACATTAGACTCCCTTCTCCATTTTATCTTGGGTCACAGTCCCTCAGGAAAATTTCTTTTAGAGTTAAGTGttaggaaaaattttattttttctgaaatgagATCTTTGCAGCTTCTCCTTCTTATTTCAACAACCAGGAAGCTTGGAACTAAATTTACAGCTTAATTTAGCAAGGTACGGCCTgcttcactgtaatttttttctttttttaaattttaaatttttgtaagtacatagtaagtgtatgtATTTGTGAGGTACgtgagatattttgatgcaggcataTATGTGTAATAATTCCATCAGAGTAAATGGAGTATCACCACCTCTAGCATTAATCCTTTCTTTTGTgttacaatccaattatactctttaagttcttttaaaatgtacaataaatttttgttaactgtagtcactctgttgtgctatcaaatactagattcactctaattttttaataaacataagCTTTACCTTGCCATGGTTTATTACTATTCATCTATGCATTATTAgcttatatatttgtatgtatgcattttattGAAGCTCTGTAAAATACTTtctgaaatgagatgaaatatgtATGACTAACATTCTGAGCCTCACATAAACTCTTGAGTATGAAGAGTTAAACACAACCAGAACATGTAGAGAGAACAATATGAAGGATACTGCTGATATTTCCTTCACAGAGAAATAGGATTCTAATTCACCAGGTATAATATCTCTAAACCTTTTCCagagaagcaagaagaaaaatagatgtaCTTGACTGggaaattttattacatttatttatttttttcttttatttccttttttttgttgttgttgttgttgttgttgtttgagtcaggttctcattgtgttgcccaggctatagagcagtggcatgatcatagctcatggcaacctcaaactcctgggctcaagcgattctcctgcctcagtctccctagtagctgggactacagatgcactcCACCATGTCctgcttattttaatttaatttgtagagatgggagccttgctatgttgtccagggtggtctcgaactcctggcctcaaataatcctcccaccttggtctcccaatgagctgggactacaggtgtgggccaccgtgcttggcccaaCATTTACTTTTCAaggttaaagttatttttaaaagtcatctcCTGAGTGACATATTGTCTTAGCACTGTTGCAGAACTTCATCTTATCCAACTTTTTTGtttcataagatatatttgaattAACTAGAAGTTGTAGGttaaaaatatccttttaaaatagAATGGTTTACACAAAGTAGATGGTAGCATCCCTCTTCCAAGCCAGAAGGTCAGCATGTAGGAGACCCTCAGTGGAGTTAGGAGGGTTTCAGTCATAAGGGATAGAAAACTCAACTCAACttgacttaaatataaaaacaaatacacattaGTGCATATAATTAAAACTATACAACCTTGATCAAGTAAAAGTAAAGGTACAGCTAGCTGACAAAGGTgggagaggaaagaagggagcCAAAGAAGAAAGCTGGGTAGGGGCATCACGCCACATAGAGGGGTGCCAAATAACTGTATTGGACAAAACATGGTTTTATCCAACTTTATTAGATAACATTTATTGGACAAGAAACAGAAATTTAAGTGGCTACTTCTACATTACAACcaacaaaactgaaaatgatAATATAAGTATCAAAATTGGAGAAGTGTTGAAAGAAGGACTAATGTAAGTCCTCATTTTACATAGGTCATTTTATATAGCTGAGGGTCAGGtagataagtaaataataaataacaaatatagaaatatactagttatttcattatttaaagttCATGTTTTGTTCAAACAAAAAGTTTACGGTTTAGTTTTCTACAGGCAGAAACTAAAAGCAGAAATGGTTAAAAGGGTTTTCCTTTGGAGGAGGGGTTGTTGTAATTACATGTGAGGAGGGTTGTggtcttatttgattttttttttaaaccaactgTGAAGACGGTTTTGATGAAAATTGTCAATATTACAGAAAAAAGTCTTAGCaggaatgtatttaaaaataaatgtagggTATCCATATATATTGGGAAACCACAGTTGTATTTAGtgtagaataaaatggaatttaggACCCAAGTAAGAATGtatatgatggttttaaaaaagcaaacataatGGATATATAGTGAAATTATTTTGTGCTCTTCACAAGCAATTCATAATACAGTAGATTATCTTATTTTTGTGCTCGAGAACAACTGTGCCTCCTCTGGATCCCAGAGATTATAGGGCAGATTGGGCATGGGACAGTGCTTGTTAAatgcctgtttgttttttgatgaaGTGATTGTATCATTTGAAACTGTTTGACTCAGCACACAGGAAAACTCAATAGAAAATGTGTGCAATTGTGAGCTTCATAGtttgagaaatgaatgaaaattatgGAGAAGATTCCATGGAAAGTTACAAAAGTAATTAGAAATCTGGAACACAGCCGGTTTGGAAGAATGAACATTTTTGAGCTTTGGGGGCTCCAAATTTTCAGATATAAttcattgttaattttctgtgcAAGTGAAGGAGAATAGTGAGCCCACTGTGAAATGCTCCACGGGGGTCTATTAGAATGTTTCATCTTGGATAAGAGGGAAATCAACCCACAGGACTGGCATACTACATTGTGAGAATTCATAGACAATGAAGAATATCATTACCAGAAGCCATGGAGGaagaaaaggtgtgtgtgtgtgagggtgtgtgtgtgtgtgtctgtgtgtaggaGACCAGGCTGAATAAATGTTTCGATCACTGACAGTTgataataaacaaaatgaatcTAAAAGGCAAGTCCAGAATAAGTAAAGAAGCATGATAGAACTGAAAATCTACTGTCAGAGTGTAATGCTTAGTCCTAATTTGGAGATGATATCATGGAAACTACCTGAACTCAAACCAAACCGTCCTCATGTAGATGGCATCTTCCCAAGGTTGTCTGAAAATAAACACAGCAATAGTAAACATGTATTTTTCATCCATGTTTTTTCACTAGGAGAGCACCTTCGCATATGTAACATCGTTAGATCCTCATAACTTTTCCTCAAGATGATGAGGAGGCATCTCAGTATAGTATTTCAGTTCAAAGACACATTTGAATTCTGCTACATCAGTGGGACTCAACCAAGCCATTAATTCCCCTGGCTCTTTAAATAAGGATAACAATTATAGGTgttgaatctctctctctctctctgcatgttCTGAGGATGGAAACAGCTAATTTGTGTGAACATGCTTTGCAGACCCTTATGTGGGTCGCCAATGTTCTTATTAGCATGGGttctattcccattttatagataatgaaAAGGAGATTCAGAGATCAAGAGATAAATAACCCAGTTAGATAAGGTGAGTCCATGGCCCCAGATCCCCAGGTCTAATTACTCCCAATGCTCATTCCACTACTTTGATCTGAACTTTAAAGTGTGATcagtaaatacaaaattagaattGTCTGGTGGtttcctcaatttcttttttggattgaAGAGTTAGACTAGTTGATTACCAGGGTCCTTTCAGCTGTAAATCCTACAATAGTCAAGAACTTGCTTTCCCAGTGTGCTCTGGGGTCTCTATTCCCCTCCAGGGGAGGAAGATAATCAAACAATGGTTAAAGAGTTCTGTctagaaaacagagagaaatttTCCTGGCTCCTGAGGGAAGAGATGAGGTAGAGAACCAAGAAGATGATGTGAGGCTGGCAactataaagaatgaaataattcatAAAGATTCCCTGAATGTGAGGATAGAAGAGACATAGAGAGAGGATTTCCAAGGTGCAAGTGCAAATTTCCAATAAAGTCTTCTAAACACGTAAATGGTCTTGTCTGTGGTTTTTGTAGTGGGGAGGTGTGGATGCTTATTTCTTTGTTTGGGTTTGTTTCAATGGAATCAAGTAGAGTAAACGAAAATAAAAGGTGAATATGAAAACATAAGCCTCTCCCTTACTTcctctggaaaaaagaaaaaaaattccttctcaGAAAAATTATCAGGTCTTTGGACCTGTATCTAGATGACATAGCATAGAATAAAAAcaaggagcaaaaaaaaaaaaaaaaaacttaattataTTTAAGCCtgtgagagaaacagaaagacaaatttcaatATGTTGAGATTACTGCTGAAAAGTAGAATGACGTATAAAGAAGCCAACATCGTGTACTCACTGCTGTAAAAGCCAGTTGTTTGGTAAAGTTAAGTATATCTGTCATTGTAAATTTTGCCCTTAATGTATCATCCCACAAACATTATGTTTAATTCATATAGGGCAGTGCGATAAATTGTGATTTGTTAAGGATATatcctatatatttatataagtagAATAAAATCTTGAAAGATCAAGACCTAGGTGTTAATCtatgtacttttctgtattttttaattgtttccaaTAAATTTGTTATAATTAAAATCCTGTTAAAATCCCTTTAAAAGGTATATAATTAATAAACCCTCACTTCTCCATTGCTACCTTagttattatatagtatataaataaaaaagaaatggcttatattatctattttatattgaAAATCTCTCTATTTGGACTTTTGAATGAAAAGTTAGAATATTCATtgtgataaaataatttaaattattttcatgacaAAGTGAGAACAAGGAATTAATGtaaaaagacaatgaaatttTAGTGTAACACCTCTAAcatctaatagttttttggtcaactgtttatttttctttgaaggaTATGTAAAATCTTATCCTTAAAATATTGAAGGActagtaaataatataataacaaGTGGTCCCAACTTTTGAAAGACAggaattttcacttttctttttttttttgagacagagtcttgctcagctgtgcaggctgtagtgcagtggcgtgatctcggctcactgcaaccaccatctcctgggttcaagtgattctccggtctcagcttctcgagtagctgggattacaggcacctgccatcatgcccagctaatttttatatttttcatagagatggggtttcaccgtcttggccaggctgatcttgaactgctgacctcagatgatccgcccacctcggcctcccaaagtgctgggattacaggcatgagcgactgcaCCTGGCCGAATTTTCACTTTTGAGGACTTTAGAGTAAGTAAAGAAGATAAGTGATATACATATGGCACTCGCTGAGTGGTGTAATTTAGAACAAAGTTCTCAACCAGGAAGATTTTGCCCCCAGGGAACACTCGGTAATGTCTGGAGGACATTTATGGTTGTGACCTTCCCCTGAGGGAaggagggtgctactggcatctggtgggtagagACCAGAGATGCTGCTGTACATCCTACAATGCACTGGACAGCCCTCCAGTGCAAAGAATTATCCACTCTAAAATATTAATAGGACACAGGTGGAGAAACCTTGCTTTAGATGCTTATTGCTTTTATGGAGAAATGAAATAGTACCAGCAacttcaaaactttaaaaaaaacaaaaaagaaaacaacccttATTTATATGCTTTCTTTTAAGCaatggaaaatggaaattttatttccCTCTCCTGAAAGTAGAACTATTTCTAGCATATGCTTtgtaaataagataatatttaaaaattaaaagtggttCACAGTgtttgagaaaacaaaaatggaacaGTAAGACTCGGAAAATAAATGTGCTTCTTCAAGTTAGCtaagactggctttttttttaaggaaaaaattccTCAAAAGAATATTTTAGCTAGTTATTTGAAACTGTTGGGAATGTGAATCCAATGATCTGTCAAGAACATATATTAATAGTGACTGCTATTCTcccaagaaataaatgaaaacacaaaatgtaCTTATTACAATGTTTTATGTGCCCTTCAGAATCTCGAGCTATTAGAAAGGCAGTTCTGGGAAACGATGCAAATACACAGGGTGATGTCCTTCTCCCCATCATCCCAGTGTGAAACTTGTGGTCTCTTAGGAAGATTCCGGGGTAGGAAAACAACAGAAAGGTAG
This DNA window, taken from Pan paniscus chromosome 5, NHGRI_mPanPan1-v2.0_pri, whole genome shotgun sequence, encodes the following:
- the LOC117980615 gene encoding translation initiation factor IF-2; protein product: MLSPELNVLWPDLAWSGLQDRSHHPGSERFVPSGSGRVCCRSRLLLATLPGTGWAFRHLIGRNSPLYADIIGGRWSQGAERPIGIFEANARLGPVAYRPLLAEAVQTFPPAVPAPRQHLSTLLFSPPPPAGPGSAGCGREDAGPGAVSPSAVRRAAKRLEGGERHTKNAVGGGGERGRQLLPAPAGATAGRACSEAAQTMRPGSSPRAPECGAPALPRPQLDRLPARPAPSRGRGAPSLRWPAKEVGPRPQIPATCEPGKVCGASAGRRDAARPSRPRSSRVTFSTRRQPGPLRGRRGLRGGPESVRGLPHLGLRHQTCWHHLLVGPCGQGTLHETTSAVLESCCRRRKREEDNTTQEGISTSGHNGSSSC